GCGGCCAGCACGAAACTGTCGTAGGCCATCTCGGCCAGGGCGTGGGCTCGCTTTTCGGCCCGGGCGCGCCGGGTGAAGGAATCCGTGTGAATGCTGTAAGGCAAGGCCTTGGGCCAGGCCGCGGCCGGGTCGTGGGCCGCAGGTTGGCCGACCGTCAGCGGCAAGGGTTCGGCGGCGCTTTGGACCCGCCCCGCGGCCGGGGCCCCGGCTCCCGGCCAGGCCGTCAGATCCAGATCGAAATCCCGCTGCAGGAGGATCCGGCCGTTTTTTTCAAAGACGGCCACCGTTGCCGCTTTCAAGCGTTCCGGGGCCTCCACCGCTTCGGCCCGGAAGGTTTGATAAATGTGGTGGGCGATGGAAAAATACTGCCCCTGCTTTACATCGGCCGGTTTGCCGTCCACCAGCGCCGCGGCGGGCAGCACCCGCCAGCGTTCGGGGCCGGCCTCGCCGGGCTTCAAGTAGACAAAGCTGTAGCCGGCAAGCGGGCCACCGCTGTTTCCCGTGTTGACGATTTTAAATCGGATCTCCAGGCCGCGGCTGTCGGCTTCCGGGCTAACGCTGAAGTCCGCCACCTCCAGGAGCGGCGGCGGGGGCTCCGTGATCCCTGCCGGAGCCGTTTGAGCGGCAACCACCGGCTGCCCGGCGGGGGCCGCTTCCGCCGCCGGGAGGTCGCGGGCACCATCGGCAGCGCCTTCAAGAACCTCCTGGGGGCCTTGGATGGCGACCAACCGCGCCATCAGGACATCCTTCTGGTCGCGCAGGTCCCGAAAGGTCACGCGCGCCGCCTGCAGCTCCCCCAGGAGCTGCTGCTTCTGGTGGAAGCTCCGGACCAAAAGCACCGCGAGAACCACGGCGACGGCCGCCAGGACCACCAGGGCGGCTGTCAGGCCGAGCAGCACGAGCCGCCAGCGGCGCCAAGCCGGGGAGTGGTTCGACCTTTCATCCGGAGCGAAGGCCCACCGGTTGGGGGGCGGCGGCGGAGAGGCTGGCGGGGGAGTGACGTCCATTTTTCCCAAGTCTCAGTGATGTTCAGGCCCCGGCCGGCCAGGCCACGCGCACCGCCGCGCCCCTGCCGACGGCCAGGGTTTCGGCGGCGTTGCCGCAGTTGACGGCGATCTCCAGGGTGGCGCGG
This genomic interval from Desulfobacteraceae bacterium contains the following:
- a CDS encoding SPOR domain-containing protein; the encoded protein is MLLGLTAALVVLAAVAVVLAVLLVRSFHQKQQLLGELQAARVTFRDLRDQKDVLMARLVAIQGPQEVLEGAADGARDLPAAEAAPAGQPVVAAQTAPAGITEPPPPLLEVADFSVSPEADSRGLEIRFKIVNTGNSGGPLAGYSFVYLKPGEAGPERWRVLPAAALVDGKPADVKQGQYFSIAHHIYQTFRAEAVEAPERLKAATVAVFEKNGRILLQRDFDLDLTAWPGAGAPAAGRVQSAAEPLPLTVGQPAAHDPAAAWPKALPYSIHTDSFTRRARAEKRAHALAEMAYDSFVLAAWVPGKGSYYRVFVGRFSDRAGAGRVLQEMQTRRAAPPDSRIVARSWALP